In the Ensifer adhaerens genome, one interval contains:
- a CDS encoding hydantoinase/oxoprolinase N-terminal domain-containing protein, whose translation MLRIGVDVGGTNTDAALLRGAEVLATVKSSTTADVTSGVSAAIRTVLAEAGVSAGSVNAVMIGTTHFLNAIVEGQHLEKVGVLRLCGAATRSLPPMIDWPDRLRPVVNGGAALVGGGVNYDGSEIAPLDDTAIRAACRDWRAHGISAIAICSVFALVDPKMENDAAEIVAEEMPGAAISLSHRVGRTGLLPRENATILNASLHTLGRETVGAFRSAFAALGLTCPLFLTQNDGTLMAAEFAERYPVFTIASGPTNSMRGAAFLTGLSDAAVIDIGGTTTDIGMLVAGFPRTRSEGAMIGGVPTNFRVPDVYSFGLGGGSIVRPGPSPTVGPDSVGFRLPEKALCFGGDTLTATDIAVAAGLVDLGDRSRLSHITPELAQQMLAQMKASIETVLDRMKPSAEPIPAILVGGGSVLVEGLLEGTSVSMKPDHFGSANAIGAAIAQVSGEVDSVVSLEGTTREIALESIVAEARARAVEAGADAETTTLAEIEETPLAYLPGNAVRVAAKVIGELRA comes from the coding sequence ATGCTTCGTATCGGAGTGGATGTCGGCGGGACCAATACGGACGCGGCGCTGCTGCGTGGCGCCGAGGTTCTGGCCACGGTCAAATCCTCGACTACCGCAGACGTGACATCGGGCGTCAGCGCTGCGATCCGCACAGTGCTCGCGGAAGCCGGCGTTTCCGCTGGCTCGGTCAATGCAGTCATGATCGGCACCACGCATTTTCTCAATGCCATCGTCGAAGGCCAGCATCTTGAAAAGGTTGGCGTTCTCAGGCTTTGCGGCGCGGCGACGCGCTCGCTGCCGCCGATGATCGACTGGCCGGACAGGCTTCGCCCCGTCGTCAACGGCGGCGCGGCCCTGGTCGGCGGCGGCGTCAATTACGATGGCTCGGAGATTGCGCCGCTCGACGATACGGCAATCCGCGCGGCCTGCCGCGACTGGCGCGCCCACGGCATCTCCGCCATCGCGATCTGCTCGGTCTTCGCTCTTGTCGACCCGAAGATGGAAAACGACGCGGCGGAAATCGTCGCCGAGGAGATGCCGGGCGCGGCAATCAGCCTGTCGCACCGTGTCGGCCGCACTGGCCTCCTGCCGCGCGAAAATGCCACCATCCTCAATGCGAGCCTGCATACGCTCGGGCGTGAGACGGTTGGCGCCTTCCGCTCGGCCTTTGCCGCCCTCGGCCTCACCTGCCCGCTCTTCCTCACGCAGAACGACGGCACGCTGATGGCCGCCGAGTTTGCGGAACGTTATCCGGTCTTCACCATCGCCTCGGGCCCAACCAATTCCATGCGCGGCGCGGCCTTCCTCACCGGCCTTTCCGACGCGGCGGTGATCGACATCGGCGGCACCACCACCGATATCGGCATGCTGGTTGCCGGCTTCCCGCGCACCCGCAGCGAAGGCGCGATGATCGGCGGCGTGCCGACCAATTTCCGTGTGCCGGATGTCTATTCCTTCGGCCTTGGCGGCGGCAGCATCGTACGCCCGGGCCCGTCGCCGACAGTCGGCCCGGATTCCGTCGGCTTCCGCCTGCCGGAAAAGGCGCTCTGCTTCGGCGGCGACACGCTGACGGCGACCGATATCGCCGTCGCGGCCGGCCTCGTCGACCTCGGCGACCGCAGCCGTCTCAGCCACATCACGCCGGAGCTGGCGCAGCAGATGCTGGCCCAGATGAAGGCCAGCATCGAAACGGTGCTGGACCGCATGAAGCCAAGCGCCGAGCCTATCCCCGCCATTCTCGTCGGCGGCGGTTCGGTATTGGTAGAAGGGCTGCTCGAAGGCACCTCGGTTTCGATGAAGCCCGATCATTTCGGTTCGGCCAACGCCATCGGCGCGGCGATCGCGCAGGTATCCGGCGAGGTGGACAGCGTGGTTTCGCTCGAAGGCACCACGCGGGAAATCGCGCTGGAATCCATCGTCGCCGAGGCACGGGCGCGCGCCGTCGAGGCGGGCGCGGACGCGGAGACGACCACCCTTGCCGAAATCGAAGAAACGCCGCTGGCTTACCTGCCCGGCAATGCCGTTCGCGTCGCCGCGAAAGTGATTGGGGAGTTGCGGGCATGA
- a CDS encoding DUF917 domain-containing protein, which produces MKYWTLSEADIDRIAIGCGILGTGGGGSTYHGLLRAKALLREGKRIRMVRPADMAPDAQILGIGGIGAPTVGIEKIPEGSEGVRLLHALERHLGRKVDALLGDEVGGGNGIAPMLTAAMVDLPVVDADGMGRAFPEVQMTTFFIHGQAVQPAALADADGNVIVVTDATTPKMLEKLLRASTIAMGCTALMTTAPMSGEFVRRFGVPHTTSQAWSLGDAVMNARAAKEDPVDAILKQSGGVRLMRGKVTDISRRVMAGFTRGKLTVAGLDADAGRTLTVDIQNEYLIAREGGEIITMVPDLICIVDSETGRAIGTEELRYGLRIDILSMPAPVLLRSEIALASVGPRAFGYDFDFVPMGVSADAPAVPHYKEDA; this is translated from the coding sequence ATGAAGTACTGGACACTCAGCGAAGCGGATATCGATCGGATCGCCATCGGCTGCGGCATTCTGGGAACCGGCGGCGGCGGCAGCACCTATCACGGCCTGCTGCGCGCCAAGGCGCTTTTGCGTGAAGGCAAGCGCATTCGCATGGTGCGCCCGGCCGACATGGCGCCGGATGCCCAGATCCTCGGTATCGGCGGCATCGGCGCCCCGACCGTGGGCATCGAAAAGATCCCGGAAGGCAGCGAGGGCGTGCGGCTTCTGCACGCGCTCGAAAGGCATCTCGGCCGCAAGGTCGATGCGCTGCTCGGTGACGAGGTTGGCGGCGGCAACGGCATTGCGCCGATGCTGACGGCGGCCATGGTCGATCTGCCTGTCGTCGACGCTGACGGCATGGGCCGCGCCTTCCCGGAAGTGCAGATGACGACCTTCTTCATCCACGGCCAGGCCGTACAGCCCGCGGCTCTCGCCGATGCAGACGGCAACGTGATCGTCGTCACCGACGCGACGACGCCGAAGATGCTGGAGAAACTGCTGCGCGCCAGCACCATTGCGATGGGATGCACGGCGCTGATGACGACGGCGCCGATGTCCGGTGAATTCGTCCGCCGTTTCGGCGTGCCCCACACCACCAGCCAGGCCTGGAGCCTGGGCGATGCGGTGATGAACGCGCGGGCGGCGAAGGAAGACCCCGTCGACGCCATTTTGAAGCAGTCCGGCGGCGTGCGATTGATGCGCGGCAAGGTCACCGATATCAGCCGCCGTGTCATGGCGGGCTTCACCCGCGGCAAGCTTACCGTTGCAGGGCTCGATGCGGATGCCGGCCGCACGCTCACCGTCGACATCCAGAACGAATATCTGATCGCACGCGAAGGCGGAGAGATCATCACCATGGTGCCGGACCTGATCTGCATCGTGGATTCGGAGACCGGTCGCGCCATCGGCACGGAAGAGCTGCGCTACGGCCTGCGCATCGACATCCTGTCCATGCCGGCTCCGGTGCTGCTGCGCAGCGAGATCGCGCTCGCCTCCGTCGGCCCGCGCGCATTCGGTTACGATTTCGACTTCGTTCCAATGGGCGTCTCTGCCGATGCGCCTGCCGTACCCCATTACAAAGAAGACGCCTAA
- a CDS encoding ABC transporter substrate-binding protein: MNRRNFLKTAALTALATAAASRWNFAMAEGASSIFTLAYPTSFPDLDPATSFSNDGAVLANVYEGLTRYIPATDTAEARIEPLLATSWDVSADGKTWTFTLRDGVKFHDGSPLTSQAVKDSIERTKFVNELSR; this comes from the coding sequence ATGAACCGCCGCAATTTCTTGAAAACCGCCGCCCTCACCGCTCTTGCCACAGCCGCAGCGTCGCGCTGGAATTTCGCCATGGCCGAGGGCGCCAGCAGCATCTTCACACTCGCCTATCCGACGAGTTTTCCGGACCTCGATCCGGCCACCTCGTTTTCCAACGACGGTGCGGTACTCGCCAATGTCTATGAAGGACTGACGCGCTACATCCCCGCGACCGACACAGCCGAAGCCAGGATAGAGCCGCTGCTGGCCACGTCCTGGGACGTGAGCGCAGACGGCAAGACCTGGACCTTCACCTTGCGCGACGGCGTAAAATTCCATGACGGCAGCCCGCTGACCTCGCAGGCGGTGAAGGACTCGATCGAACGGACCAAGTTTGTCAACGAACTGAGCCGGTAG
- a CDS encoding ABC transporter permease, with translation MELLRYILRRTFLSAFVLVGVTFLVFVVAQVVPSDPAALYAGPRPTAEQIEKARQELNLDAPLPARFATFAGAMVSADFGISYKSRRLIAEDLRAYLPATLELAIFSTGLALLIGIPLGVIAAARQGGWAERFCSFGSIAAVAMPTFFLAMILQLIFAQWLSILPLSGRLSREIAIAAPLPMVTGFNLIDALLAGRLDAFGDALTHLILPALTLASYPAGVAMRLTHSAMIEILERRHIVAARALGLSEPRILFGHALPNAMGPALTVIGLSFAYALTGAVLVEIIFAWPGLGRYVSEAILAKDFPVIAAVTMVVTICYVVMNLLIDITQALVDPRVALS, from the coding sequence ATGGAACTTCTACGCTACATCCTGCGCCGCACGTTCCTCTCGGCTTTCGTGCTGGTGGGCGTGACCTTCCTGGTCTTCGTGGTGGCACAGGTCGTTCCGTCGGACCCCGCAGCGCTCTATGCGGGCCCACGTCCCACGGCTGAACAAATCGAAAAGGCGCGTCAGGAACTCAACCTCGACGCGCCCCTCCCGGCCCGTTTCGCGACATTCGCCGGGGCCATGGTCTCCGCCGATTTCGGCATCTCCTACAAGTCCAGGCGGCTGATCGCCGAGGATCTCAGGGCCTACCTGCCGGCCACCCTGGAACTTGCCATCTTTTCGACGGGCCTTGCTCTCCTGATCGGTATCCCGCTCGGCGTCATCGCGGCGGCGCGGCAAGGCGGCTGGGCGGAGAGGTTTTGCAGTTTCGGCTCCATCGCCGCCGTCGCCATGCCGACCTTTTTCCTTGCCATGATCCTGCAGCTCATCTTTGCGCAGTGGCTCAGCATCCTCCCGCTCTCCGGGCGACTATCCAGAGAGATCGCAATCGCCGCGCCGCTGCCGATGGTGACCGGTTTCAACCTGATCGATGCATTGCTCGCCGGCCGGCTTGATGCTTTCGGCGACGCGCTGACGCACCTGATCCTGCCTGCATTGACGCTCGCTTCCTATCCTGCCGGCGTCGCCATGCGGCTGACGCACTCGGCCATGATCGAGATTCTCGAGCGCCGGCATATCGTTGCCGCCCGAGCGCTCGGGCTCTCCGAACCGCGTATCCTGTTCGGCCATGCACTGCCGAATGCCATGGGACCGGCACTGACGGTGATCGGTCTCTCCTTCGCCTATGCCCTGACCGGCGCGGTGCTCGTCGAGATCATCTTCGCCTGGCCGGGTCTCGGTCGTTATGTCTCCGAAGCAATCCTTGCCAAGGACTTTCCCGTCATCGCCGCGGTCACCATGGTCGTCACCATCTGCTATGTCGTGATGAACCTCCTGATCGACATCACCCAAGCCCTTGTCGATCCGCGGGTGGCGCTGTCATGA
- a CDS encoding ABC transporter permease, whose protein sequence is MKKLTQRLGWPGTLALAIVLLFVLVALFAPWIAPYPIQGAGGPNVVAKLSPPSADYWLGTDHLGRDILSRIVYGTRVSLTNGILIVAFSLLIGLPIGLAAGYFGGWIDEALMRGTDVFLAFPALLLAVLMAAALGPGFLNSVVAVAVTWWPWYARLARAEVLVLRGQPYVEAAQLSGVSHWRIILRHILPATGRPLTVQAALDVGPALLTAAALSFLGLGVLPPIADWGQMVDAGRKFFPARWWYSAMPGLTIFVIALAFSVLGDALRDRKGGTGRASA, encoded by the coding sequence ATGAAAAAGCTCACCCAACGTCTCGGCTGGCCCGGCACCCTCGCCCTTGCCATCGTCCTCCTCTTCGTGCTCGTCGCCCTCTTCGCGCCGTGGATCGCGCCCTATCCCATCCAGGGAGCAGGCGGCCCGAATGTCGTTGCCAAGCTCTCGCCGCCATCGGCAGATTACTGGCTGGGCACAGACCATCTCGGACGAGACATCCTCAGCCGCATCGTCTATGGCACCCGGGTCTCGTTGACGAACGGCATACTGATTGTTGCCTTCTCGCTGCTCATCGGCCTGCCGATCGGTCTTGCCGCAGGCTACTTCGGCGGCTGGATCGATGAAGCGCTGATGCGCGGTACCGACGTCTTCCTCGCCTTCCCCGCACTGCTGCTGGCGGTCCTGATGGCCGCGGCTCTCGGACCCGGCTTCCTGAACAGCGTCGTCGCCGTCGCTGTCACCTGGTGGCCCTGGTATGCGCGGCTTGCCCGTGCGGAGGTGCTGGTACTGAGGGGGCAACCCTATGTGGAGGCAGCGCAGCTTTCCGGGGTCTCGCATTGGCGCATCATCCTGCGTCATATCCTGCCGGCAACCGGCCGCCCCCTGACGGTGCAGGCGGCACTCGATGTCGGGCCGGCACTTCTGACCGCCGCCGCCCTCTCCTTCCTTGGTCTCGGCGTGTTGCCGCCGATTGCCGACTGGGGCCAGATGGTCGATGCCGGTCGAAAGTTCTTCCCCGCACGCTGGTGGTATTCGGCCATGCCTGGCCTCACCATCTTCGTCATCGCGCTCGCCTTCAGCGTGCTCGGTGATGCTCTGCGCGACCGCAAGGGAGGGACTGGCCGTGCCTCTGCTTGA
- a CDS encoding ABC transporter ATP-binding protein yields the protein MPLLDIRNLSVSIPTSEGDVHAVRAVSLEIDRGEIHGVIGESGCGKTMTGMAALGLAPKGARIIADRFHFDGEDLREHAVRLRGRRIGMIAQDPAAALNPVLSIASQMDDVIRAHRDRPKRARRAEAADLLAATGLPDPEKVLRSYPHQLSGGMQQRVVIAQALATGADFLIADEPTTALDVSVGAQVLALLRKLVTERGLTVLMITHDMDVIAEACDRATVLYAGRSVETGPVDAVLQRPGHPYTRALLAALPDAAPHGARLAAIEGSIPPPRSTIAGCAFAARCPQALRECATTPPPERSRAAHHWLCHLPEDAA from the coding sequence GTGCCTCTGCTTGATATCCGCAACCTGTCGGTCAGCATCCCGACATCAGAAGGCGACGTTCACGCGGTACGTGCGGTCAGCCTTGAGATCGACCGTGGCGAGATCCACGGCGTCATCGGCGAATCCGGCTGCGGCAAGACCATGACCGGGATGGCGGCACTCGGCCTTGCTCCCAAGGGGGCCCGCATCATCGCCGACCGCTTCCATTTCGACGGCGAGGACCTTCGGGAGCATGCGGTGCGGCTGCGTGGCCGGCGGATCGGCATGATCGCCCAAGATCCGGCCGCCGCTCTCAATCCGGTCCTCAGCATCGCCAGCCAGATGGATGATGTGATCCGCGCCCATCGCGACCGGCCGAAGCGCGCGCGACGCGCGGAGGCAGCCGATCTGCTCGCGGCAACCGGTCTGCCCGATCCGGAAAAAGTGCTGCGCAGCTATCCGCACCAGCTTTCGGGCGGCATGCAGCAGCGTGTGGTCATCGCCCAAGCGCTGGCGACCGGTGCAGATTTCCTGATTGCCGACGAACCGACCACAGCGCTCGACGTCTCGGTCGGCGCCCAAGTCCTGGCGCTCCTGCGCAAGTTGGTAACCGAGCGCGGTCTCACCGTGTTGATGATCACCCACGACATGGACGTGATCGCCGAGGCCTGTGATCGTGCGACCGTGCTCTATGCGGGCCGCTCCGTCGAAACCGGGCCGGTCGATGCGGTGCTGCAGCGCCCGGGCCATCCCTACACCCGCGCTCTGCTTGCGGCACTTCCCGACGCCGCACCGCATGGGGCGCGGCTTGCCGCCATCGAGGGCTCTATCCCGCCGCCGCGCTCAACGATCGCCGGCTGTGCCTTTGCCGCACGCTGTCCCCAGGCGCTTCGCGAGTGCGCGACCACACCGCCGCCCGAGCGGAGCCGCGCCGCGCACCACTGGCTCTGTCATCTGCCGGAGGACGCCGCATGA
- a CDS encoding ABC transporter ATP-binding protein, whose product MTTLPILDVENLLIRYRAGLFAARPKPAVNGASFRLAKGETLGIVGESGSGKTSLLRAILRLLPVESGQIRLDGQDWLALKGSALRRERQKIGVVLQNPFLSLSPRLTIAEILAEPILAQGGRQSPTIRKKIAGLLSDCGLPADFLDRRASELSGGQAQRVAIARALALEPSLLILDEPTSALDVSVQAQILNLLSDLKESRGLSMLFVTHNLKVVAHVSDALLVMRRGDVIEFGRTKEVIETPADPYTRELLSFGRRERSVGRELASG is encoded by the coding sequence ATGACCACGCTCCCGATTCTCGACGTCGAGAACCTCTTGATCCGCTACCGCGCCGGCCTCTTTGCCGCCCGGCCAAAGCCCGCGGTCAACGGCGCAAGCTTCCGCCTTGCCAAGGGGGAGACCCTCGGCATCGTCGGAGAGAGCGGCTCCGGCAAGACAAGCCTGCTGCGTGCCATTCTTCGCCTCCTTCCGGTGGAAAGCGGGCAGATACGGCTCGATGGACAGGACTGGCTGGCGCTCAAGGGCAGCGCACTGCGCCGAGAACGCCAGAAGATCGGAGTCGTGCTGCAAAATCCCTTCCTGTCGCTAAGCCCCAGACTGACGATCGCCGAAATTCTCGCCGAGCCGATCCTCGCGCAGGGCGGCCGGCAGAGCCCGACCATTCGGAAGAAAATTGCAGGCCTGCTTTCGGACTGCGGGCTGCCGGCCGACTTCCTCGATCGACGCGCAAGCGAGCTCTCCGGGGGCCAGGCTCAGCGCGTGGCAATCGCCCGCGCCCTGGCGCTGGAGCCGAGCCTTCTCATTCTCGACGAACCGACATCGGCACTCGACGTTTCGGTGCAAGCCCAGATCCTCAATCTGCTCTCGGATTTGAAGGAAAGCCGCGGCCTCTCGATGCTCTTCGTGACCCACAATCTGAAGGTCGTCGCACATGTTTCCGACGCGCTTCTGGTCATGCGGCGCGGTGACGTCATCGAATTCGGCAGAACGAAAGAGGTAATCGAAACGCCGGCCGATCCCTATACGCGTGAACTGCTTTCCTTCGGGCGGCGGGAAAGGTCCGTCGGACGCGAACTCGCTTCAGGTTGA
- a CDS encoding plastocyanin/azurin family copper-binding protein: MRFTRNKLAVLTFICLTSPAFAATTVKVVESGEAGGSMTLTLDQTTIKAGETTFMVHNDAMTEEHEMVLIKLKSADQKIDVVAAKHRVNEKQLKSLGEVSDLKPGADGTMKAKLTPGSYVLLCNIKGHFEAGMHARLTVTE, translated from the coding sequence ATGCGGTTCACCCGAAACAAGCTAGCAGTGCTTACTTTCATCTGTCTGACGTCGCCCGCTTTTGCCGCGACGACCGTCAAAGTTGTCGAGAGCGGCGAGGCTGGCGGCTCGATGACCCTCACACTCGATCAAACGACCATCAAGGCCGGCGAGACGACCTTCATGGTCCACAATGACGCGATGACGGAAGAACACGAGATGGTGCTGATCAAGCTGAAGTCGGCCGACCAGAAGATCGATGTCGTCGCGGCCAAGCATCGCGTCAACGAAAAGCAGCTGAAAAGCCTTGGTGAAGTGTCTGACCTGAAGCCGGGTGCCGATGGCACGATGAAGGCCAAGCTTACGCCCGGATCCTATGTCCTGCTTTGCAACATCAAGGGACATTTCGAAGCCGGCATGCATGCCAGGTTGACGGTAACAGAATAA
- a CDS encoding SH3 domain-containing protein yields the protein MRRILAYLTIASFFSTSAFADPAVLTANVNFRVGPGTGFDALRVIPQGEEVDIKECDAEASWCAVSYSGTNGFVAGKYLNQSDATAPAWPRVFDTEKGATITLFQPQITAWKDFKELEALVATELKSSADAKPVYGIIGLSAKTTADDASENVTLTDVKTTRLDFSSLDRKQLADLALDIGKLVPTDPIVVSQQRLAASLADFQRLADVPDMKADPPPIFVSEASAILLQTDGKAVTAPVKGVEGLSFVVNTNWDLFKVEQSGDYYLRSDKNWLTSKTLDTGWVEAETVPDVFSKLPEIENWKGVKASLPPTRFGENKIPKVFYSEKPAELLIFEGKPALEPVSVTGLDWVSNTTSSVFFHRASKTWYTLLSGRWFSSASLEGPWNFATPNLPEDFLNLPDDATYSAVRASIPGTSESAMARLRASIPKLARVSSDGSLKVDVHYNGEPKFEPIEGTSMFYAVNANEQVIKVADKYFVLKDGIWFVGDTPTGPFAVARAVADEIYTIPSSSPVYNATYVRVYDTEPDAVWYGYTLGYLYTYLAWGTVVWGSGWYYPPYWDYYDDDWPYYPPPISYGFGASYNPAYGTFGRYGYAYGPERGLAFGAAYNPVTGTRFRAGAVAGPGGERGFISAYNPRTGNAMVARGGQNVYGSWGSVAVKHGGEFARISGGTTGSAGGLRWRNTEGNKGFIVGSKGGDVYAGRDGSVYRRQDGTWQKHTPDGWQPVQRPDGENLRNAAANRPQAGQRIQNRAETRPAPRRNQQVRQRAPDHLSFDRAGRQFGNQNELSRNYGRLYQESGRNFQSFDRGGYSGGGFQGGSRGGFHGGGGRGGGAVIRGGGGGGRGGGGRR from the coding sequence ATGCGTAGAATTCTTGCGTACCTGACGATCGCTTCATTCTTCTCTACCTCCGCCTTTGCGGACCCGGCCGTTCTGACGGCCAATGTGAATTTCAGGGTGGGTCCGGGCACCGGATTTGACGCGCTGCGCGTCATTCCCCAGGGCGAGGAAGTCGATATCAAAGAGTGCGATGCGGAAGCTTCCTGGTGCGCCGTGAGCTACTCCGGAACGAACGGGTTCGTTGCGGGCAAGTACCTCAACCAGTCCGATGCGACGGCGCCGGCCTGGCCAAGGGTGTTCGACACCGAGAAGGGCGCGACGATCACGCTCTTTCAACCGCAGATCACAGCCTGGAAGGATTTCAAAGAGCTCGAGGCTCTCGTCGCCACCGAACTCAAATCGTCCGCCGACGCGAAGCCGGTCTACGGGATCATCGGGCTTTCAGCCAAGACCACGGCTGACGATGCATCCGAAAACGTCACGCTGACGGATGTCAAAACCACGCGGCTCGATTTTTCCTCTCTGGACCGCAAACAGCTTGCTGATCTCGCGCTGGACATAGGCAAGCTCGTTCCTACCGATCCGATCGTCGTGTCGCAGCAACGCCTGGCCGCAAGCCTTGCTGATTTTCAGCGGCTTGCAGACGTTCCGGATATGAAGGCTGATCCGCCACCGATCTTCGTGAGCGAGGCATCGGCGATCCTGTTGCAGACGGATGGCAAGGCCGTTACGGCTCCGGTCAAGGGCGTCGAGGGCCTGTCGTTCGTGGTCAATACGAACTGGGACCTGTTCAAGGTGGAACAGTCGGGCGACTACTATCTTCGAAGCGACAAGAACTGGCTCACCTCGAAGACGCTTGATACCGGTTGGGTCGAGGCGGAAACGGTACCGGACGTGTTTTCCAAACTGCCGGAGATCGAGAACTGGAAGGGAGTGAAGGCCTCGCTTCCGCCGACGCGCTTCGGCGAGAACAAGATCCCGAAGGTCTTTTATTCCGAGAAGCCAGCGGAGCTTTTGATCTTTGAAGGGAAGCCTGCCCTCGAACCGGTGTCCGTGACAGGGTTGGATTGGGTTTCCAACACAACCAGTTCGGTCTTTTTCCATCGGGCCAGCAAGACGTGGTACACGCTTCTCTCCGGACGATGGTTTTCATCAGCCTCGCTCGAAGGACCCTGGAACTTTGCTACTCCCAATCTGCCGGAAGATTTCCTGAACCTGCCGGACGACGCGACCTACTCGGCAGTGCGTGCTTCGATCCCCGGCACGTCAGAAAGCGCAATGGCACGCCTGCGGGCGAGCATTCCGAAGCTCGCGCGGGTTTCTTCCGATGGATCGTTGAAGGTGGATGTTCACTACAATGGCGAGCCCAAGTTCGAGCCGATCGAAGGCACGTCCATGTTTTATGCTGTCAACGCCAATGAGCAGGTCATCAAGGTTGCTGACAAGTATTTCGTTCTGAAGGATGGCATCTGGTTCGTTGGTGATACGCCGACCGGCCCCTTTGCCGTTGCGCGCGCTGTCGCGGATGAAATCTACACCATCCCGTCGTCATCCCCGGTTTATAACGCGACCTATGTCCGCGTTTACGACACGGAGCCGGACGCTGTCTGGTATGGCTACACCCTCGGCTATCTCTATACGTATCTCGCCTGGGGCACCGTCGTCTGGGGATCGGGATGGTACTATCCGCCCTATTGGGACTATTACGACGACGACTGGCCCTACTATCCGCCACCGATCAGCTACGGGTTTGGCGCTTCGTACAACCCGGCCTACGGAACCTTTGGTCGCTACGGTTACGCCTACGGTCCCGAGAGAGGTCTGGCATTCGGTGCAGCCTACAACCCCGTCACCGGAACCCGGTTCCGCGCTGGGGCGGTGGCAGGACCTGGCGGCGAACGAGGGTTCATTTCCGCCTACAACCCACGCACCGGCAATGCCATGGTCGCGCGCGGTGGCCAGAACGTCTACGGTTCCTGGGGCAGTGTCGCGGTCAAGCATGGCGGGGAGTTCGCCCGCATAAGCGGCGGGACGACGGGGAGCGCCGGCGGCCTGCGCTGGCGTAACACGGAAGGCAACAAGGGCTTCATCGTCGGCAGCAAGGGCGGCGACGTCTATGCCGGCCGCGACGGCAGCGTCTATCGCCGCCAGGACGGAACGTGGCAGAAGCACACGCCGGACGGCTGGCAGCCCGTTCAGCGGCCGGACGGAGAGAACCTCCGGAATGCCGCAGCCAACAGGCCGCAGGCGGGGCAGCGCATCCAGAACCGGGCCGAAACGCGGCCGGCACCGCGGCGCAACCAGCAGGTTCGTCAGCGGGCGCCCGACCATCTTTCCTTCGACCGGGCCGGACGCCAGTTCGGCAACCAGAATGAACTGAGCCGCAATTACGGCCGGCTCTACCAGGAATCTGGCCGCAACTTCCAAAGCTTTGATCGTGGCGGCTATAGCGGCGGCGGATTCCAGGGGGGCAGCCGCGGTGGCTTCCACGGCGGTGGCGGTCGGGGTGGCGGGGCGGTTATTCGCGGCGGCGGTGGAGGTGGGCGTGGCGGCGGCGGTCGGCGCTAA
- a CDS encoding LysR family transcriptional regulator yields the protein MPNPSLRGLQAFEAIGRCGSVSAAAEDLGVSPGAVSQLVRNLEQCLGLTLLERRGRRVELSSWGRLYYREVAKGFQQLSHAANVLTRARNETSIVLSALTSVANKWVNRKIFDWQSLCPESSVRILGQEQEPRLGLEQVDFRITYGRRSHAHEHVAKLFTDWMVPACSPGLIAGHTLETPHDVLKFPLLNVEWEADYKASPQWRDWAALVQADGGKTFSGLSFTLSSSAIDAAVNGRGFVLAQVSMIKDEIASGALVVPFDLRMKLPESYYLAWDRAALEKPFGQKFHKWLVGVARQQELLSAPSAT from the coding sequence ATGCCGAACCCGTCCTTGCGCGGCTTGCAGGCCTTTGAGGCGATCGGTCGGTGTGGCTCTGTCAGTGCCGCAGCGGAAGACCTCGGCGTATCGCCGGGCGCCGTCAGCCAATTGGTCCGAAATCTGGAGCAATGTCTTGGCCTGACGCTGCTGGAGAGGCGCGGGAGGCGGGTTGAACTGTCCTCATGGGGGCGGTTGTACTATCGCGAAGTGGCGAAAGGCTTCCAGCAGCTTTCCCATGCCGCCAACGTTCTCACCCGCGCCCGGAACGAGACCAGCATCGTTCTAAGCGCGCTGACGTCGGTCGCAAACAAGTGGGTCAACCGCAAGATCTTCGATTGGCAATCGCTCTGTCCGGAATCGAGCGTGCGTATCCTCGGCCAGGAACAGGAGCCCCGTCTTGGGCTCGAGCAGGTGGATTTCCGCATCACCTACGGTCGGCGCTCGCACGCACATGAACACGTCGCCAAGCTGTTCACCGACTGGATGGTGCCGGCGTGTTCACCTGGGTTGATCGCCGGACACACGCTCGAAACGCCGCACGACGTCCTGAAGTTTCCCCTCCTCAATGTGGAATGGGAGGCGGACTACAAGGCTTCCCCGCAATGGAGGGATTGGGCAGCGCTCGTGCAGGCGGACGGCGGCAAGACGTTCTCGGGCCTTTCCTTCACCCTGTCGAGCAGTGCCATTGACGCGGCGGTGAACGGCAGGGGATTTGTTCTTGCACAGGTTTCCATGATCAAGGATGAGATCGCATCCGGAGCCCTGGTCGTCCCCTTCGACCTCCGTATGAAACTGCCGGAAAGCTACTACCTCGCCTGGGACCGGGCAGCCCTCGAAAAACCGTTCGGGCAGAAGTTTCACAAGTGGCTGGTCGGGGTCGCGCGGCAACAGGAGTTGCTCTCTGCTCCATCCGCCACCTGA